The genomic window CTAGACCAAAAAATATGCTGACTGGAAGGTGAGAGAGCCATTGAGAAAAGGACAGATTCGCGGTGGAGAGCAgcttataaaatagaaaagttcttcagtttttaaaaaaatttatcgaTTTCTGTCAGAAAGATAGAGAGAacgggggggcggggcagagagagaatcccaagcaggctctgtgctgtcagcacagagcctgatgcagggctcgaactcacgaaccatgaaatcgtgacatgagctgaaaccaagagttggacacttaacgactgagccacccaggtgccctgaaaaggtTCTTTAAAACCCTGGAGGTGTGGCAAAGTACTCCCTGTGGCTTCAAGCAGCGAATGTGGGACCAGAGCTTtaatccttttcttgttttttacaCTGATTTGTTGgggcttcctctctgcctcccaccatCCAAACAGGGAACACACTCCAAATTTACAAGGAAAACTGAAGAGTTAATGTGACTCTTCTCAACAAAAAAACTTGCTATTTTATACTGAATTTGTTAAAAAGTCTGTGCACAGGTGCCTACGTAGATCTTAACATTCACCGTTTCGTATTCCCTTGTAAGGAATATAATGCTCATTTGTGAGATATTTGGTTTTTCAAAATCTGGTCTCATTTGATACCTAAGTTAACTCTAGATGGTGACAAAACAGAAGGCAAAAGTCCGAGTTTTGCTCTGCACTTCCTTTGTGAACTGGGGGTGTTAAACCTGAGTTTGTTCACCCGTCTTTACAATCGAACTAACACTTAGGTGACGAGGTTGGTATGAGGCTTTGAGGAAAGGTTTGTAAAAAGTTCAGGGTATTGTTATTACTTCCTCTACTTATagacaggaaaaacaaatctTCAGATTGGCCAACGCTTTCTCCTTCCCATACTGCACTGCTTCCCTATTAAGTAGGTCCTGCAAAAGGATCCATAGAAAGCTTTAGAGCTTCCATAAAATCACTGGAATTGCATGCAAATTCTGTATGTTTTTCCATCTCAATTTTTCTGAGAAAGGAGGCTGTAGCTCTCATCATATTCTGTGACTCCAAAATGGTTGAATCCATCTGCCGTAAGTATATAGAGGACATCAATTTCAATACTCTTGGAAAAAGTGAAAAACCACATGCCGAGAAAAGAGATTTTGTCTTTTCAGAGTCTAAGGGTTAAATCCCAGAATATTACCAATGCACAGGCACGCATATTTaaattacagaaacaaaaattccCCTCTCCACTGCCCTGGGCACAAGTAGCCCCAGCTCCAGACGGCCACCCGTCTGGCCACCCGGTCAGACTTACCTTCTTTTGGCAAGATGGCCGCTACTGGAGATTGGTCGATCAGAATATAGTGGTCTTTATCCAGATACTGATCAAGTTCTATTACTCTTTCTTCAGAGCACTGGGTCATTCCGTGATCGCTTGTGATAATTAGGTTCAGAATGTTCCACAACTTTGCCTTCTTCAGCATTTGTATGAGATATCCCAACTTCTTGTCAATATCCGAAATGACAGGCCCCATGAGCAGACTCTCAGGTCCCAAATGGTGGCCCATATCATCGGGGTCTTCCCAGTAAAGAAGCCCGAGATTTATGGGCTCTTTTGATGTAAACCATTCAATAATTTTGGCAACTCTATCTTCAAATGAGACAGATTCATTGTAAGGCATGTAGTGAGTAGGAAAGctattatgtatttttacatCTGCTCCAGGCCACATGGCTGCACCACTAGAATGTCCTGCCTTCTGATTTGTGATCCATATTGGCGTTGCTTCCTCCCAAAACTCAGAATCATAAATGGTCATGTTATCCAAGGAGAAAGATTTATTCAGAATAGGATCAaacatgtcatttgcaacaatCCCATGATTCTCTGCAAAGAGGCCAGTTACCAAAGTATAATGGTTAGGGTAGGTCTTTGTGATAAAAATATTAGTAACTTGCTTCACATGAACACCATATTTCATGACATAATGAAAATGGGGTGTTGGAACTCTATATAAGTAATCCCAACGGAATCCATCAAATGAAACCAGGAGAACCTTTTGCTGGTCTGGTTGGAGGGAAAATGTAATTGAAAATATTAATGCAGCAAGTATGAAGGATACCCAGAGAAGTTTTGCAGTCATTTTCAAAGTATGTGATCAGTTCAGGGCAAGATAATCTGTATAAAAAACATATAGAAGTTaatggcaataattttttttttttttttttggtatacttAATACCTTACCCACAACTGTCAGTGATGGTACCTAGGAATCCCAGTAAGACCATAAACCACAGCCTGTGAGAATTACGTTGCGCCATTTCAAACAAGAGACCGGGGACTACCTGAATAATAAAACTAAGTTTAGTTGCATTTTAGAAACTTCTCCTTcccaagaattttaaaacatttctcaaagTAATCACTTAACTAAACTCCCcaaatatcatttgaaaataggatatcatttacttttttcttatgtttattaatttttgagagcgCTAGCGTgagcggggtagaggcagagaggagacacaggatccgaagtgggctctgtgctgacagcagagagctagagacggggctcgaactctcaagttcatgacctgagccaaagttggaagctcaacggactgagccacccaggtgcccctgatgtcatttacttttaagaaaaacaaaagcttttcaGAAACCTTTGCAGAGGACCCAGACTTCTGGTCAGAAAAAATTATATAGTCAAATACCTATGAACACATATTTATCATTATGGTTAGACCAACTACAGGAACCTAGAAATAAGGAAGCACCATTAGCAAAGCCAACAATAAcgctttaaacacacacacacacacacacacacacacacagacctctATTTTCAAAGCCAAGGCCTTATGTTTGGTTCATCATGGTTAGGGATATTactggaaaaaggagaaaatagatgaACTTGTTCTTCTGAAGTGACATAAAATTTGTGACACTCAAATATACTTGTGAAATGTAATCTGCATTCATGTAATAATTAAAGCCATAGCcttcttaaaaactaaaacaattagTTTCTGACTTAAGTACAAACAGAAACTATAATTCTGCAATTTGGTGTTGACTCTCCTGATGGTAAAATTCACCCGCACTTAATCTTAGGGATATGAGAGAAAAAGGCACTTGACAGGATTAAAGGCTCTCCCCGGGTCAAGGTTGTTGAGTGGCTGGTTGTTTAAAATCTGCATAGACTTCTAAAAAGCGGTGATGCTATTCAAGAAAGCTAAGAAAACACAATATGGATAAGCAAGACATATGTAAATTCTGTCAGCTCTCAATGGGCTTGCACGTCAAACAGGATCTTTGGTTCCCTCCTTTCCTTGTCCCTTCTTGCATGAAGGTATTTATAAGCCCACCCAAACTTGGATCCATCCACGCTTTGTGCCAAGAAGTCTCCCGAATTCAGCTTTTGCCACCTTCCTAATTTGAATATGCTgaagatactttttttaatgtttatttatttttgagaaagaaaaagagacagacttctagtgggggaggggctgagagccagggagacacggaatccgaagcaggctccaggattctCCAGgattcgagctgtcagcacagagcccgatgcggggctggaactcacaaactgcgagctcaggacctgagccgaagtcagacgctcaactgagccacccaggcgacccgaACATGCTGAAGATATTGTTAAACCTCAAACACAGATCCTGTCTTGCCTTCTTGCTATATTACAGGTACAGGTAAATAAAAACGGCTCAGCATGCTCGCTTTGCTTTCAGATGCGGTAAATTTTAACTATGATTTCACCACACCTAGAACATTACCTAAACCGAAATTGCTTTAAGTACTGGTCTCCATACAATggttcaaaaattaaatttaaaaaactcttttctCAAATGACCATAATGTTTCCAGCTCTGGAAGGAACGTTAACAAATCAGTTTCAATAAGGAACTGCAAATATATTGACTACCATCTGGCTGAGGATGctgtttcctctcccctcttctgttCTCCCTCACCTTCCAAACAC from Neofelis nebulosa isolate mNeoNeb1 chromosome 6, mNeoNeb1.pri, whole genome shotgun sequence includes these protein-coding regions:
- the ENPP5 gene encoding ectonucleotide pyrophosphatase/phosphodiesterase family member 5; the protein is MTAKLLWVSFILAALIFSITFSLQPDQQKVLLVSFDGFRWDYLYRVPTPHFHYVMKYGVHVKQVTNIFITKTYPNHYTLVTGLFAENHGIVANDMFDPILNKSFSLDNMTIYDSEFWEEATPIWITNQKAGHSSGAAMWPGADVKIHNSFPTHYMPYNESVSFEDRVAKIIEWFTSKEPINLGLLYWEDPDDMGHHLGPESLLMGPVISDIDKKLGYLIQMLKKAKLWNILNLIITSDHGMTQCSEERVIELDQYLDKDHYILIDQSPVAAILPKEGKFDEVYEALTHSHPNLTVYKKEEIPERWHYKYNSRIQPIIAVADEGWYILQNKSDNLLLGNHGYDNALAEMRPIFLAHGPAFRKNFTKEAMNSTDLYPLLCHLLNITGMAHNGSLRGVQDLLSSTTPRVFPYTQRPTLLHGRVKPREDEHEAPYAYFLGVSLGSILVLVFFVIFIKHLIRSQVPASPDMQAEIAQPLLQA